The Oscillatoria salina IIICB1 nucleotide sequence AGACAAAAGCGATCGCGCCAATTAAACCGCCAAATAAACCTAACAAACCACTAGAGAAAAATCGCCACAAGTTAGCAAATAATCTCGTCAGTCCCCCAACAATAATAATCCACAACTGATTAAGAATCGCTGTCACAGGCGAAGGCAGCCAACCAGCAACCCAATTCCAAAACCTACGCAATACCCCAAAAGTCTCATTTTCTTCAATCGAAGGCGGAATTAATTCATTACCAGGAATCGGATCGAAAGTAAACCAACCGTATCCAGGAAAATATACTTCAGTGATTGCTTGAGCATCAGTATTACTAACCAGATAATAGCCAGTAAACGGATTAAAATCACCTTGATTAAACCCCGTTGCTAATCTCGCCGGAATGCCAATCGAACGCAACATTATGGTTAAGACAGTGGGAAAATGATCCGGATAGCCGCCTTCATACTTAAATAAAAACGCTTCCACTAAATCTTCATCCTCAGCAAAAAAAGGTAGATCCCCTTGAATGCTATAACGTTGTTTTAAAGCTTGGGCGAGAAATAAAGCCTTTTCGTAAGCAGAAGTAATCGGTTTCGGCGAAGTAGCCAAAATTTCTTCTGTACGTTGGCGAACTTTGGCAGCAATTTCTGGCGGAACTTGTAAATAGTAATTTTGAATTTCTTCCGGATAATCAGTAGAAGCTGTTCCTAGTGCAGTGCGATCGCGAAATGGGACTTCCGAAACTACCGTATAAGTCAATCCATCCACCAAACCCAAAGGCGATCGCAAATCGCCCTCTGGTCCAATAGCTACCTCTCGCGTCGGAAAATAAAGTCTTTCTGGATAAGCTAACGCGGCAATTACATTTGGTAAATCAGCCACTGCCGTGTAACTTTGAATTACATCTTTGGTTCTAACTCGGGGAACAAAAGTTTGATTAGGGATGAAAAATTGATAAGACCAACTCGGACGAGTTAGAGTTTCTTCCTCTTCAACACGAGACACTTCCCAACCCTGACCAGTATAGCGGTCAAATGCCAGCACCCGCCAAAATCCCGGTGCTTGGGAACGCACCCGCAGCAAAACTTTTGGTTTCAGTTGTCCGCGTAGATTTTGATTAATTTTGGTATCAAAACCATAGTAATAAGTTTCGTCAACTTCTCCGGCACCTTCACTAGGATTTTGTCCCACACCACCACTACCTTCTTCACTTTCGGTACTACCAGGATTAACAATGCCGCGATTTTCAGGATCGAAACGGACATTATCGAGATCCACAGGCGAACTGACAGGTAAGGTTTGCAATTGATAACCGGGAAAGCGCGGCATTAAAGCAAAAATAGCTAACCCTAAACCGACAACAACCAACAACAATACGAAAAGACGTTGAGGAGACAGAGGAGAATATTTACTAGGTCGAATTCGATTTAATCTCGTTTTACGAGGAGCATTAGTGGGAGTGGGTAAAAAATCTAAACTAGGGAAATTAAGTCGAGAACGATAATCGAGGACTAAAACCGGAAGCGCGATCGCCAAAAACAACAATAAAAAAGGCGCAAAAGCCAAAGTTTGGGAAATCGTCCCCGCCACACCCAGTAAAATCAAGCCAATGACCATCGAATACCCCAAATCCTTACGTTGGGGTAAATGGAAACTGTGGATAACTTGCAATTGCACTAACAACTGAGCCAGAACCAAGCGCGTATCATTTAAATTAGCGAAAATATTCTCAAAAAAAGATGCCAGAGCAAAAAGCATCGCGATCGCTAAGACAAACTTCGTGGTAACATTGCGCTTGCGCCGTCGATACCAACTCCAAAAAGCGCCAACAATGGAAAGCGGAATCGCCCACAAACTCATCTGCGTATCTTCAGCCGCAATATCAGTAGCGACGATTCCCACAATTACTAGCGCCTGTACCAGCACCCGTAACCAAATCGATTCTTCAGTTTGAGGCAAAGGTATTCGAGCAAAAAACTGTTGCAGTGGGGCAAACAAAGGTAAATGCCCGATCCGATCTGATTTGAACATTTTGCCATAAATATAGATATCAGGGAGAGGTTTTCCACACTCTCAATATCCTCTAGGGTATCTTTTAGTTGTTAACGATGGCGAGGAATATTAGCCGAACAGTAGAGATTATTCGCACCTGAAACGTCACTGCTGAAAAATTACTGCGGGGCGATCGAAGCGGAGAAAAGGTAAGTCGGAGAGAGAGAAGGAAAAAAGAAGCCGGCAAAATTTAGACTAAGATATTGAGGCGCAATCGCTGCACCGACACGCATAGGGCGTATAGCCAAAAACATTTCTGGCAAAAAGTTGACTACTCACAAACCGCGATCGCAAAATTCAAAGGAGAAGAAGCGCGATCGCGCAGCTTAATCTCTAAAGGATAAATTTGTCCTACCTGACAATCAAACAACTCTACACAAAGATAGCCCGGATAAGTACGCTGTGCCATCACCGAAGCTTGAGGCGAAACCCAATTCAAACTACCACCTTGAGGCAATCTTAGTCTTACCCGTACCGAAATACCTGGATAAAAATCGCCACCGACTTCACTAGTTTGAGCCAAATCTGCTCGGATCTTCACCACTCCTGCTGTCGTCTGCCATTGACGTTCTACCGTAGTTTGCACGGGCGAGAGATTTAGCGTCAAACTATTAACAATTTCTCTAGCCGCGAGTAACGAAAGGGCAATTTGTTGTTCGATAGTAGCAGCTTCGTAATTTTGAGGTAATAAAGAAGCCAAATCTTGTTGAGTTTGCTCTACTGACGACGAACGACTCGGAGACAAACTAGGAGAAAGCAAAACAAATCCTAAGCGATCGAGAGCTTGAGAGCGTTCGGGAAACAAACTACTAACCGCACGTACCATTTTAGCGGCTGGCGGAATAGGCAATTGCATCGCTTCCGAGCAAGCCTCTAACAAATTTACCAGAACCCTTTCCGGCATCGGCATCAAGAGCCTCAACGTCGCCAA carries:
- a CDS encoding transglutaminase TgpA family protein; the encoded protein is MFKSDRIGHLPLFAPLQQFFARIPLPQTEESIWLRVLVQALVIVGIVATDIAAEDTQMSLWAIPLSIVGAFWSWYRRRKRNVTTKFVLAIAMLFALASFFENIFANLNDTRLVLAQLLVQLQVIHSFHLPQRKDLGYSMVIGLILLGVAGTISQTLAFAPFLLLFLAIALPVLVLDYRSRLNFPSLDFLPTPTNAPRKTRLNRIRPSKYSPLSPQRLFVLLLVVVGLGLAIFALMPRFPGYQLQTLPVSSPVDLDNVRFDPENRGIVNPGSTESEEGSGGVGQNPSEGAGEVDETYYYGFDTKINQNLRGQLKPKVLLRVRSQAPGFWRVLAFDRYTGQGWEVSRVEEEETLTRPSWSYQFFIPNQTFVPRVRTKDVIQSYTAVADLPNVIAALAYPERLYFPTREVAIGPEGDLRSPLGLVDGLTYTVVSEVPFRDRTALGTASTDYPEEIQNYYLQVPPEIAAKVRQRTEEILATSPKPITSAYEKALFLAQALKQRYSIQGDLPFFAEDEDLVEAFLFKYEGGYPDHFPTVLTIMLRSIGIPARLATGFNQGDFNPFTGYYLVSNTDAQAITEVYFPGYGWFTFDPIPGNELIPPSIEENETFGVLRRFWNWVAGWLPSPVTAILNQLWIIIVGGLTRLFANLWRFFSSGLLGLFGGLIGAIAFVFLGWFAWNQLRSWSYQRRLTKLPPMARLYQQMLDLLAAKGYKKHPAQTPLEYADLSRQQHQEAVAEIIAEISQAYIDWRYGEKLPNTDYLRQQFQLLKRSFRRVISRNST